CCGGAATTTTTTTTACATACGTATGAATTTCTAATTTTTGATCATACAAAGCTGGTCGGATATACTTAATTTTATACTCCGAAACAGGCAACCAAATTCCTTGGTTTTCAATTTCATCGTATGAAATTCCTATGCTTCGGAAGAGCTCAACTCGGCCCACTTCGAAGTATTCAGCATAGTTACCGTAGTATACATATTTCATAGGATCGGTTTCTGCGTAACGTACTCGTATTGAGTGTGTTGTGTGTATCATTTTAGGTGCTAAATTATACATACAAATATATTTTTAAATAATCAATA
This genomic interval from Chryseobacterium joostei contains the following:
- a CDS encoding acyl-CoA thioesterase, with product MIHTTHSIRVRYAETDPMKYVYYGNYAEYFEVGRVELFRSIGISYDEIENQGIWLPVSEYKIKYIRPALYDQKLEIHTYVKKIPGVRIDFEYEIYNEEHIKITEASTTLFFLDAKTNKVIKCPDFLMELIEANWK